The window ATCGCGGATTTCCTCGAGCACCAGCCCGAAGCGTTCGGGCGACAGGCGCAGGCCGAGCTGGAAATCGGGCCGCGTCGCGGCGCGGATGCCGTCGACGATCTCGAACAGGATGCGCGCGCGGTTTTCCAGACTGCCGCCGTAGTCATCGCTGCGACTGTTCGACGCCGCCGACAGGAACTCCGCGAGGATATAGCCATGGGCGCCGTGAATCTCGACGCCGTCGAACCCCGCGCGGTCGGCCCGCACCGCGCCTGCGATAAAATCGTCGCGCAGCGCCGCGACCTCGGCCTCGGTCAGCGCGCGCACGCCGCGGTCGGGCACTGCGGACGGCGCGACCGGCGCGCCCACCAGCGCCGTCTCGGCGCGGCTGCCGGCATGATGCAATTGCACCGACGAAAGCGAGCCCTTCGCCCGTATCGCGGTGGCCAGCGCGGTCAGTCCCGCCACATGCTCCTCGTCGAAAACGCCAAGCTGCCCGGTAAAGCCCTGCCCCACCGGCTGTACATGCGCCGCCGCCGTCATCGTCAGCCCGAACCCGCCCGCGGCGCGCATCTCCAACCACTTATGTTCGGCGTCGGACAAGCGACCATCGGCATGGCTTTGCCGGTTGGTCAGCGGCGCGAGCATGAAACGGTTTTGTATCGCGGGACCGCGCGACAGCGACAGCGGTTCGAACAGCCGATCGGGCAACAGGAGGGACCTTTCCAGACAGGGACGCAGGGCGCCGGTTATCGCAGCGTGAAGCCCCGATAACCCTCGGCGGCCGCATCGGCGCAAATTTCGCGGTAGCGGCCAAGCCCGCCGATATAAACCGGGAATGTGCGCGGTTTGCCCGGCACATTGGCCCCCGTGTACCAGGTGTTGGCGGTCGGATAGAGCGACAGCGAGCCCAGCGTCGTCACCTTCTGCATCCAGCCGTCCTCGGCGTCGGCATTCGCCTCGATCGAGCGGATGCCCTCGCTGCGCATATGGGTGATGCAATCGCACACCCAGTCGACATTCTGTTCGTTCAGAATGATGAAATTGGCCAGCGCCGAGGGACCGTTCGGCCCGGCGATGACGAACAGGTTCGGGAAGCCCTCGATCATCAGGCCGAGGTGCGAGCGCCCGCCATCGGCCCATTTGTCCTTGAGCGCGCGGCCGTCCTTGCCCGTGATGTCGATCGACAGCATCGCGCCGGTCAGCGCGTCATAGCCGATCGCGGCGATGATGATGTCGACCTCGACCTCGCCTTCGGCGGTGCGGATGCCCTTTTCGGTGATCTCGACGATCGGATGCTCGAGGCAATCTTTCAGTGTCACATTGTCGCGGTTATACGCCTCGTAATAGCCGGTATCGAGGCACGGGCGCCGCGCGAAGATCGGGTAGCCGCGTGGGGTCAGCTTGCGCGCCGTTTCGGGGTCATTCACCGTCTCGGCAATCTTGCCGCGGACGAATTCGGCGACAACCTCGTTCGCCTCGCGATTGGTCAGCAGGTCGGAAAAGAGGCCGAGGAACGACAGCCCGCTGTGCGCCCAGGCGTCCTCCATCAGCTTTTCACTTTCGGCCGGGGTCACGCTGAACACCGGGCGGTGCGTGATCGGGCGGACGCCGCCGGTCAGCGAGTGGCGCGCCGCCGCGCGCAGCCCCGGATAATGCGCCTTGATATGCGCGACATAGTCCGCGTCGAGCTTGCGGTTGCGCATCGGCAGCGTGAAGCTCGGAGTGCGCTGATAGACGGTAAGATGTTCGGCCTGCTCGGCGACGACAGGGACGATCTGGATGCCCGACGATCCGGTGCCGATCACCGCGACGCGCTTGCCCTTGAGATCAACGTCGTGATGCGGCCATTTGCCCGACAGATAAAGCTCGCCCTTGAACTTGGCGGCGCCGGGAATGTCGACCTGCTTCGGCACCGACAGCGGCCCGGTCGCCATCAGGCAATAATTCGCTTCGTAGACGACCCCGCCATCGGTCTCGATCCGCCACAGCGCGGCGTCCTCGTCATATTGCACCGCAGTCGCGCGCGTCTCGAAACTGATGTCACGCTTGAGGTCGAGCTTGTCGGCAACGAAACGCGCATAGGACAGGATTTCGGGCTGCGCCGCGAACTGCTCGCTCCACGTCCACTCCTGCTGGATCTCGTCCGAAAAGGAGTAACTGTAATCGATGCTCATCACGTCGCAGCGCGCGCCCGGATAGCGGTTCCAGTACCAGGTGCCGCCGACATCGTCGCCCGCCTCGATCAGATGGACGTCGAGCCCCATGCCGCGCGTACGGTGCAGCGCATACATGCCCCCGAAACCCGCGCCGATGATCAGCGCGTCGAGGCGGCGGGGAGAGGTTGCGCTCATATTTTCAGCCTGTTGCATGATAGTCTTTCCGGGGATTCTTGTATCGGGTGCGGCGCGGGTCAGCCCGCATCGGCGAGCTGCGCGCGCGCGATGTCCATCCCCGTGCGATAGTCGCTCTTGCCGCTCGCATGGCGCGGCAGCACGGCGACGCGGATGATGGTGCGCGGCTGCTTATAGGCGGCGAGGTCGTGCGACAGCGCGGCGCGCAGCGCCTCGTCGTCGGGGGCATCGCCCGCTTCGACCAGCGCGGTGACGACGCTGCCCCATTTCGGGTCGGGCAGCCCGAACACCATCGCGTCGGCGACGCCGTCGATGCGCTTCAGCGCCTCCTCGACCTCTTCGACGAAGACCTTTTCGCCGCCGGTGTTGATGCACATGCTGCCGCGTCCGAGCAGGCGCAGCCGCCCGTCGGGCAGGCGTTCGGCCATGTCGCCGGGCACCGCATAGGGCTGGCCGTCGATGATGCGATAGACGCTCGCGGTTTTTTCGGGGTCGCCATGATAGCCGGCACCGAACGGCGGACGCCGCGCAAGCCAGCCCGAGCCGACCTCGTCGTCGGCGAGGACGCGGCCGCCGTCATGGTCGACGATCACCGTCTGCGGCCCCGGTTCGAACAGCCCGGTCGGGGTGGCGCGATCCTTGTTGGTGATCGCATAGCCGAAACCCGAGGCCTCCGACGCGCCGAGAATGTCGAGCAGGGTCAGCTGCGGCAGCGCGTCGAGCAGCGCCGCTTTCACCTGCTCGGACCACATCAGCCCGGCGGACGAAATCAGCCGCAGCGCCGACAGGTCCCAGTGTCCCGGATGGGCGAGCAAGGTGTCAGCCATCGGGCGTGCGAAGGCATCGCCGACGATCAGGATGCGGGTCACGCGATGCCGTTCGGCCTCACTCCACAATTCCTCGGCGCTGAACCGGTCCGACGGTAGCAGCACGGCGGTGCCGCCGACGAGCAACTCGGCGAGCGAACTGTTGAGCCCCGCGCCATGCATCAGCGGACAGGCGGGCATGACGCGGCCTGCCGCACCCTTCAGCACCTGCGCGACATGGTCGTCCATGCTCGCGGGCGTGGTGACGGCGACCGGCGATTCGAGCTGCGAGCGCCGCGCATCGGCCGAACGCCACATCACGCCCTTGGGCCGCCCCGTGGTACCGCCAGTGTAGAGCAAATAGCCGTCGTCGGGCGAACGCGCGATGCCCAGCGGCGACGCGTCGCCCTCCGCCACGATGCCATCATAGGCCCCGTCGCTGCCGATCTGCACGGCATAGGTCAGATGGTCGATCGCGCCGCCGATCAGCGATGCGACGACCGGCCCGAACTCGTCCTGATAGAATAGCCCCGCCGCCTGACAGTCACGCAGCACATATTCGATCTCGGACGTCGTGTAGCGATAGTTGAGATTGACGTGGGTCAGCCGCGCCTTGAACGCCGCGGCCGCGATCTCGATGAACTCGGGGATGTTGCGCGCCAGGATCGCGATACGCGCACCGGCGGAAAGCCCCGCCGCCCGCATCGCGCGCGCCAGCCGGTTGGTGCGGGCGTCGAAATCCGCCCAGTTGGTGACATGGTCGCCGCGAATGATCGCCGGGCGATCGCCGGGCACATGCGCCGCGGTCGCATCGAGCAGGTCGCCGAAATTCCAGTCCATGACGGCGGCTCCGCTCAGCGACCCTGAAAGACGGGCGCGCGCTTTTCGACAAACGCCGCGACCGCTTCCTGCGCGTCATAGGAGGTCGACAGCTTGGCGGTGTTGCCCTGCTCATAGATATAGCCGTCGCGCAGCGTCATATTCTCGATCGTGCGCATGCTGTCCTTGGCATAGCGCGTCGCGAGCGGGCTCTTCGACGCGATCACCGCCGCCATCTCCATGCAATAGGGCAGCAGTTCGTCGACGGGCAGGCACGCCTCGATGATGCCGCGGCGATACATTTCGGATGCCGGGGCGCGATAGCCGGTGAGCATCATGCGCCGCGCCAGCGAGTGCGGGACGATGCGCGAGGTGTGCTTGCCGCCGCCCATCAGCCCGACGTCGATCTCGGGCAGGCCGAAGACCGCATTTTCCGACGCGACGATGATGTCGCAGCTCGCGGCGAGGCCGAAGCCGGCGCCGAGCGCCGGGCCGTTGACCGCGGCGATCACCGGCTTGGCGCAATCGGCGATCGAGTACGCGACTTCGCGGACGACGCGGTTGCGGTTCCAGCGCTTGCCGGGGATCGACAGGTCGGGCCGGTTCTTGAGGTCGGCGCCCGCGCTGAAGCATTTGCCCGCGCCGGTGAGGACGGCGACGCGCACATCGTCGCGGTCGTTGAAGCTGTCGAAGACGTCGGTCAGTTCCTGCAGCATATCGAGCGCGGCGGCGTTGACCGGCGCATTGTCGAGCGTGACCAGCGCGACATGGTTTTCGACTTCGGTGCGAATGTTGCTCATATCCGTTTCTCCCAGTTGCCGTCTCCATGGCATCGGGCGGCGGCCACCGGACGCGAAAGCCGTCCATGGCGCCAAAAATCTCATTCGCGATTGAAACACGCGCTTCCGGAATCGCGCTTGTGATTATCGGGGGCGGCCGGGCCGCCCGCATTGCCCTTCGCCCCGCAACCCACGAACGGGGCCGGGCAACCTGCCCGACGGGCTGCACCAAGACCTTTAAAACCCCGCGCACCCCCTTCGAGGCGAACGCCATCGAGGGATGACAAGGAAAGCGCGATTCATCAGGGAGTGGACGATGAAGAAGCACAGCATATTTTTGGCGGGCGCCGGCATCGCCGCCCTCCTGACCGCGGCCCCCGCCTTCGCGCAGGACGCATCGGACGACGTCGCGCAGGACGAAGCGACGCAGGCCGATGAGGGCGGCCTCACCGCGATCGTCGTCACCGCGACCAAGCGCGGCTCGGCGCAGAATGTCCAGGACGTGCCGATCGCGGTCACCGCCTTCGGCAGCAACGAACTCGACAGCATCCACGCGCGCTCGATCGCCAGCGTCAGCTATGCGGTCCCCAACGCCTCGCTCGAAAGCGTCGGCACCACCCCGGGCTACGCCAATTTCTCGATCCGCGGCCTCGGTATCAACAGCTCGATCCCCTCGATCGACCCGACCGTCGGCGTGTTCGTCGACGGGGTCTATCTCGGCGTCAGCGCTGGCGTCCTGTTCGACACCTTCGACCTCGAGGGCGTCGAGGTGCTGCGCGGGCCGCAGGGCCTGCTCTTCGGCCGCAACGTCACCGGCGGCGCGGTCTTGCTGCGCACCACCACGCCCACCAACCGCTTCCGCCTCGATGCCAAGGCCGCGCTGTCGACCGGCCTCGAAAAGCGCGCGAGCATCTCGGTGTCGGGCCCGCTCGTCGGCGACGTGCTCAGCGGCAAAATCGCAGTCTATTACAATGACGACGACGGCTGGTTCAAAAACGACTTCGACGGCAAGAAGATCGGCGGCAGCGAAACGCTGATCGTCCGCCCTGCCCTGCGCTTCCAGCCCAACGACAGTTTCGACCTGATCCTGCGCTACGAACATGGCCGCATCCGCGGCGACGGCCCGGCGGTCACCAACCACGGCCTCTTCCCGCGCGACAGCTTCCGCGTGAACCAGAATTACGCGGGCTTCACCAAGACCGACTGGGATCAGGGCATCGCCGAGATCAACATCGACACCGCCTTCGGTGACGGCACGATCACCAACATCGCCGCGGTCCGCGCGCTGAGCAACGACAGCGGCGCCGATGTCGACGGCTCGCCGATCACCAGCCTCCACTCGCGCAACAATATCGAGCAGTGGCAGATCAGCAACGAGTTGCGCTACGCGGGCACCTTCGGCGCCTTCGACGTGACGACCGGGCTCTTCTATTTCGACCAGGACATCAACTACGCCGAACAGCGCCTGCTCTCGGGCGGCGCGCTCACCGTTTCGGGCGGCGGGCGTCAGAAGCAGAAGACCGGCGGCGTCTTTGCGACGATCGACTGGAACATCACCGACATGCTGACGGTCAGCGTCGGCGCGCGCTATTCGGCCGAAGAAAAGGCCGTGCAGGTCCGCTCGATCGGCGTCGGCGGCTGCAACCTCGACACGCTGCGCTGTTCCTACGACTTCGTCGACAAGGACAATTGGAGCGGCTTCACCCCCCGCGTCGGCGTCCAGTTCAAGCCGACCGAGGACACCTTGCTGTACGCCTCCTTCGCACAGGGCTTCCGCAGCGGCGGCTACAACTTCCGTAACCTCAACCCCAATGTCGCGCCGGGTCCGTTCGACCAGGAAAAGCAGGACGCCTATGAAGTCGGGCTGAAGCAGGAATTCGGCAATGTCGCGCGGATCAACCTCGCCGGCTTCTATAACCGCATCAACGGCACCCAGCGCGAGTTCCAGGCGCCCTTCGCGCCCTTCGGCAACTTCCAGATCATCACCAACGCCGCCGACGTGTCGATCAAGGGGCTCGAGGGCGAATTGCTGGTCAAGCCCGTGTCGGGCCTGACGATCGCCGGCCAGTTCGGCTACACCAAGGGCAAGTACGAAAAAATCCTGTTCGATCTCAACGCTGACGGCGTCATCAACGACCGCGATTTCGCCCTGAAATTGCCGCGCCTGTCGCCGTGGAGCTATGGCGGCTCGATCACCTATGCCACCAATGTCGGCGGCGATTTCGATGCCGAAGCGCGCATCGGTGCCAACCACCGCGATGCCGCCTTCTACAACGATCAGAACACCGGCCTGCTCCGCG is drawn from Sphingopyxis sp. OPL5 and contains these coding sequences:
- a CDS encoding NADH:flavin oxidoreductase, yielding MPDRLFEPLSLSRGPAIQNRFMLAPLTNRQSHADGRLSDAEHKWLEMRAAGGFGLTMTAAAHVQPVGQGFTGQLGVFDEEHVAGLTALATAIRAKGSLSSVQLHHAGSRAETALVGAPVAPSAVPDRGVRALTEAEVAALRDDFIAGAVRADRAGFDGVEIHGAHGYILAEFLSAASNSRSDDYGGSLENRARILFEIVDGIRAATRPDFQLGLRLSPERFGLVLEEIRDLAVEVMAGGKIDYLDMSLWDARKEPEDDRLKGRSLLSYFAELPRGDVRLGAAGKVMTAEDARDMLDAGCDFVVIGRAAILRHDFPERVRRDPAYRSPPLPASVPHLLGEGLSDEFVHYMRRWPGFVEEEAAG
- a CDS encoding flavin-containing monooxygenase — encoded protein: MSATSPRRLDALIIGAGFGGMYALHRTRGMGLDVHLIEAGDDVGGTWYWNRYPGARCDVMSIDYSYSFSDEIQQEWTWSEQFAAQPEILSYARFVADKLDLKRDISFETRATAVQYDEDAALWRIETDGGVVYEANYCLMATGPLSVPKQVDIPGAAKFKGELYLSGKWPHHDVDLKGKRVAVIGTGSSGIQIVPVVAEQAEHLTVYQRTPSFTLPMRNRKLDADYVAHIKAHYPGLRAAARHSLTGGVRPITHRPVFSVTPAESEKLMEDAWAHSGLSFLGLFSDLLTNREANEVVAEFVRGKIAETVNDPETARKLTPRGYPIFARRPCLDTGYYEAYNRDNVTLKDCLEHPIVEITEKGIRTAEGEVEVDIIIAAIGYDALTGAMLSIDITGKDGRALKDKWADGGRSHLGLMIEGFPNLFVIAGPNGPSALANFIILNEQNVDWVCDCITHMRSEGIRSIEANADAEDGWMQKVTTLGSLSLYPTANTWYTGANVPGKPRTFPVYIGGLGRYREICADAAAEGYRGFTLR
- a CDS encoding AMP-binding protein, whose amino-acid sequence is MDWNFGDLLDATAAHVPGDRPAIIRGDHVTNWADFDARTNRLARAMRAAGLSAGARIAILARNIPEFIEIAAAAFKARLTHVNLNYRYTTSEIEYVLRDCQAAGLFYQDEFGPVVASLIGGAIDHLTYAVQIGSDGAYDGIVAEGDASPLGIARSPDDGYLLYTGGTTGRPKGVMWRSADARRSQLESPVAVTTPASMDDHVAQVLKGAAGRVMPACPLMHGAGLNSSLAELLVGGTAVLLPSDRFSAEELWSEAERHRVTRILIVGDAFARPMADTLLAHPGHWDLSALRLISSAGLMWSEQVKAALLDALPQLTLLDILGASEASGFGYAITNKDRATPTGLFEPGPQTVIVDHDGGRVLADDEVGSGWLARRPPFGAGYHGDPEKTASVYRIIDGQPYAVPGDMAERLPDGRLRLLGRGSMCINTGGEKVFVEEVEEALKRIDGVADAMVFGLPDPKWGSVVTALVEAGDAPDDEALRAALSHDLAAYKQPRTIIRVAVLPRHASGKSDYRTGMDIARAQLADAG
- a CDS encoding enoyl-CoA hydratase/isomerase family protein → MSNIRTEVENHVALVTLDNAPVNAAALDMLQELTDVFDSFNDRDDVRVAVLTGAGKCFSAGADLKNRPDLSIPGKRWNRNRVVREVAYSIADCAKPVIAAVNGPALGAGFGLAASCDIIVASENAVFGLPEIDVGLMGGGKHTSRIVPHSLARRMMLTGYRAPASEMYRRGIIEACLPVDELLPYCMEMAAVIASKSPLATRYAKDSMRTIENMTLRDGYIYEQGNTAKLSTSYDAQEAVAAFVEKRAPVFQGR
- a CDS encoding TonB-dependent receptor; this encodes MKKHSIFLAGAGIAALLTAAPAFAQDASDDVAQDEATQADEGGLTAIVVTATKRGSAQNVQDVPIAVTAFGSNELDSIHARSIASVSYAVPNASLESVGTTPGYANFSIRGLGINSSIPSIDPTVGVFVDGVYLGVSAGVLFDTFDLEGVEVLRGPQGLLFGRNVTGGAVLLRTTTPTNRFRLDAKAALSTGLEKRASISVSGPLVGDVLSGKIAVYYNDDDGWFKNDFDGKKIGGSETLIVRPALRFQPNDSFDLILRYEHGRIRGDGPAVTNHGLFPRDSFRVNQNYAGFTKTDWDQGIAEINIDTAFGDGTITNIAAVRALSNDSGADVDGSPITSLHSRNNIEQWQISNELRYAGTFGAFDVTTGLFYFDQDINYAEQRLLSGGALTVSGGGRQKQKTGGVFATIDWNITDMLTVSVGARYSAEEKAVQVRSIGVGGCNLDTLRCSYDFVDKDNWSGFTPRVGVQFKPTEDTLLYASFAQGFRSGGYNFRNLNPNVAPGPFDQEKQDAYEVGLKQEFGNVARINLAGFYNRINGTQREFQAPFAPFGNFQIITNAADVSIKGLEGELLVKPVSGLTIAGQFGYTKGKYEKILFDLNADGVINDRDFALKLPRLSPWSYGGSITYATNVGGDFDAEARIGANHRDAAFYNDQNTGLLRAATMVDASLAVTHGRVKVSVYGNNLLNEATFGTEAPLPFFAGSTFSPLNKGRVYGVEVGYKF